Proteins encoded together in one Anopheles darlingi chromosome 3, idAnoDarlMG_H_01, whole genome shotgun sequence window:
- the LOC125953898 gene encoding antigen 5 like allergen Cul n 1-like, protein MHSITAAYRSILCWWCLCFVLVYPSVPVVQGAFDYCAASKDLCQPPGARHVVCNGRNFGSVCREPKLIKMNDRYRKQILEFHNRLRNNIACGYFRRYAEASSMEQLEWDPKLARMAEYNARTCTFAHDECRNTRKYRRVGQNLAINWFHGVNVTVSQAIDKFQNHWYQEHGQGKQKLVDRYTLPSMQAGIGHFTQMIHADTHSIGCAMVRFTSVMKGLAVTQYYLVCNYSEGNVYERPVYRKGKRCSKCKYGCSTGTFKCLCRKQH, encoded by the exons ATGCATTCTATCACGGCTGCTTATCGGTCGAtcctgtgttggtggtgcttgtgCTTCGTGCTCGTGTACccatcggtgccggtggttcaAGGGGCTTTCGATTACTGTGCCGCCTCAAAGGACCTCTGCCAACCGCCTGGTGCACGCCATGTCGTCTGCAATGGGCGCAActttggttcggtttgtcGGGAGCCGAAGCTGATCAAAATGAATGATCGCTACCGGAAACAAATACTGGAGTTCCACAACAGACTACGGAACAACATTGCTTGCGGTTATTTCCGGCGCTATGCCGAGGCCAGTTCGATGGAACAGTTG GAATGGGATCCCAAGCTGGCGCGTATGGCCGAGTACAATGCTCGAACGTGCACATTTGCGCACGACGAATGCCGTAACACACGCAAGTACCGCCGGGTCGGGCAAAACCTGGCCATCAATTGGTTCCACGGTGTCAACGTGACGGTGTCTCAAGCCATCGATAAGTTCCAAAACCACTGGTACCAGGAGCACGGCCAGGGTAAGCAGAAGCTAGTCGACCGCTACACCCTACCCTCCATGCAGGCCGGTATCGGACACTTTACGCAGATGATACATGCCGACACACACAGTATCGGCTGCGCGATGGTACGCTTCACAAGCGTCATGAAAGGATTGGCCGTGACGCAGTACTATCTGGTGTGCAACTACTCCGAGGGCAACGTGTACGAGCGGCCCGTCTATCGGAAGGGCAAACGATGCAGCAAGTGCAAATACGGATGCTCAACCGGTACCTTCAAATGTCTTTGTCGGAAGCAACACTGA
- the LOC125953893 gene encoding serine protease 42-like, translating into MRLCYGFCLVIGALLLINVAWGLNANCFASGSSEGTCVPAEQCSTFKELLEEHGSMSQALHGLRAAQSGCRHENSRHVCCANKDIIDGRTSKREVRAVKGISPECLQDRLGDGHRHNGTFPSESSFIVYVRHVVLLNNSSVYGICGGSLITSEYVLTAAHCAKDKEFFDIYIGSTNLNYTHEDGNYPDGLYQELEKDDAIIHEEYNETTHVRDIALLRLRQPIDFTLPNSPKPVCIPSVRYYEAYLSEYPILITYGWGENIEGVSTEIKQTTYLQYLPLNYCKGMMKELILQHRFVLDEGNICTRTISGHNAFRGYSGSPLMFRQTKVWFMLGLISFGIREKGLSSNKHPLASTSIAYNGDWIIEKIKQSQR; encoded by the exons ATGCGTTTGTGCtacggtttttgtttggtgaTCGGAGCGTTGCTGCTAATTAATGTCGCCTGGGGACTGAACGCGAATTGTTTCGCGTCAGGCAGCAGTGAAGGGACCTGCGTTCCAGCGGAACAATGTTCAACTTTTAAGGAACTATTGGAGGAACACGGTTCAATGTCACAAGCTTTGCATGGTTTACGAGCTGCGCAAAGTGGCTGCCGACATGAAAATAGT AGGCACGTTTGCTGTGCAAACAAGGACATCATAGATGGAAGAACCAGTAAGAGAGAAGTTAGAGCTGTGAAGGGGATTTCTCCAGAATGTCTTCAAGATAGACTTGGCGATGGCCACCGGCATAATGGAACGTTTCCCTCTGAATCATCGTTCATTGTGTACGTACGCCATGTGGTTCTTCTCAATAACTCATCAGTGTATGGCATATGTGGCGGAAGCTTGATAACTTCGGAGTATGTGCTCACAGCAGCACATTGCGCAAAGGATAAGGAATT TTTTGATATTTACATCGGTTCAACTAACCTGAACTATACTCACGAGGATGGCAACTATCCTGACGGTTTGTATCAGGAATTGGAAAAGGATGATGCAATCATCCACGAAGAGTATAATGAGACAACGCACGTACGCGATATTGCATTGCTAAGACTGAGACAACCAATTGACTTCACCTTGCCGAACTCTCCAAAGCCTGTCTGCATCCCGTCTGTAAGATACTACGAAGCATATCTATCGGAATATCCAATCCTGATCACCTACGGTTGGGGAGAGAATATCGAAG GGGTCTCAACTGAAATTAAGCAGACTACATACCTACAGTACCTTCCATTGAATTACTGTAAGGGTATGATGAAGGAACTGATATTGCAGCATCGTTTTGTTCTCGACGAAGGCAATATCTGTACACGTACCATTTCGGGTCACAACGCCTTCCGAGGATACTCTGGTTCACCTCTAATGTTTCGCCAAACGAAAGTTTGGTTCATGCTGGGATTGATTAGTTTCGGAATCCGCGAGAAAGGTCTATCATCTAATAAGCACCCTTTAGCTTCCACATCTATCGCCTATAATGGAGATTGGATTATAGAAAAAATTAAACAGTCCCAGCGCTGA
- the LOC125953900 gene encoding PRADC1-like protein codes for MVPTVASIVTISLICWLSLIGLTKSGANNLHMYDGIRTHDIIAGDVFFEILDPPELEYTYRLRPAKDFGGSFGTTYKASSGKLVPAVPADACSTRFENAEQLVGNIALVERGDCSFLTKAINVEAVGGAAVIITEIDAESDDYDYYIEMVHDSTDRDTDIPAAFLLGKNGLIIRRTLSKLKQPYAVVNIPVNLTFVQPHEINQPPWLQW; via the exons ATGGTGCCTACCGTGGCCAGCATAGTAACGATCAGCCTCATTTGCTGGCTGTCTTTGATAGGGCTCACCAAGAGCGGTG CTAACAACTTGCACATGTACGATGGCATTCGAACGCACGATATCATAGCAGGCGACGTGTTTTTCGAAATCCTCGATCCTCCCGAGCTGGAGTACACTTACCGGTTACGACCGGCGAAAGACTTTGGCGGCAGCTTCGGTACCACGTACAAAGCATCGAGTGGGAAGCTAGTGCCGGCCGTTCCTGCCGACGCGTGTAGTACGAGGTTTGAAAATGCGGAACAGCTAGTCGGGAATATAGCACTTGTGGAGCGAGG TGATTGTTCGTTTCTCACGAAAGCAATCAACGTTGAGGCGGTGGGTGGTGCCGCTGTGATCATTACGGAGATAGATGCCGAGTCGGATGACTACGACTATTACATAGAGATGGTGCACGATAGCACGGATCGTGACACCGATATACCGGCGGCCTTTCTGCTGGGCAAAAATGGGCTCATCATTCGACGGACGCTGAGCAAGCTAAAGCAACCGTATGCCGTTGTGAACATTCCGGTCAATCTAACATTCGTGCAGCCACATGAGATCAATCAGCCACCGTGGTTACAGTGGTAG
- the LOC125953886 gene encoding alpha-L-iduronidase, giving the protein MEMDVVAKVLCVSRYHKMQQRAMVLLFAVMVLTFSASSSTAVSDGDRTVLTINDVSQPVSLDDFQPLPAFWTSTGLCPPEPRNETAAFLLSKAMQLNLQLIGSLTDRAISYVRIHWLLELVQVSYDKELTVRYDFAYLDQLLDRLYDIGLYPGFELMGIPQDYANQHPTARFWEDLVSRIVQRYVVRYGLQAVARWRFESWNEPDLRTYNVLNFTVSDYLEYILAIRAGLDHVRNLLETPRESVSTLFQLQGPAGLFKTETNHPLCWAAVKLCNGGDCPFETITFHRKGSGRWASEVLSSTQQLLEDLFTRFPNVRRLGFANDEADPVASWSTARPFQADVRYATMLFSIVAQHWSAIADPNSTLLANFRFLSHDNAFLSYHPYEFEQRTLLARFQMNETHPPHVQFIAKPVYSALGMLATLGSQATRTGFLDNNVSYILSHENRRYLCLLLSRSNDSSAMQKRRSRIKLTIPIALLLHADESRKGYTVEAMQDGKTDPFRLWQSFGRPAYPTIEQLAALRSVQFPAVLNGGPAIIASNITSLRLSLTLDAPWIVAVRICSDKFPPPGPVRRVSVSRVHDQEYIVFWQPPKTGNLRCLFTYEVWFKPVQGLRHSRRPIRQPHWRLINRGQHTPFAFFQFHSSAPAGYYKVRAVDILRRTGRFSAMYAHR; this is encoded by the exons ATGGAAATGGATGTTGTAGCGAAAGTTCTCTGCGTTTCTCGTTATCATAAGATGCAGCAGCGTGCAATGGTGCTTCTGTTTGCCGTTATGGTTCTAACATTCTCTGCTAGTTCGTCTACTGCCGTTAGTGATGGTGACCGCACGGTGTTAACTATAAATGATGTTTCCCAGCCGGTATCCTTGGATGATTTTCAGCCTTTACCAGCATTCTGGACTAGCACCGGTCTATGCCCTCCCGAACCGCGGAATGAGACCGCAGCCTTTCTGCTGTCGAAAGCAATGCAGCTAAACCTGCAATTGATAGGCTCGCTAACCGATCGTGCCATCAGTTATGTGCGAATCCATTGGCTTCTGGAGCTTGTCCAAGT CTCGTACGACAAAGAATTGACGGTTCGTTACGATTTCGCCTACCTTGATCAGTTGCTGGACCGACTGTACGATATCGGTCTTTACCCTGGGTTTGAGTTGATGGGCATACCACAGGACTACGCGAACCAACACCCTACAGCCCGCTTTTGGGAGGATCTAGTAAGCCGTATCGTACAGAGATATGTTG TTCGTTACGGATTGCAAGCCGTTGCTCGCTGGAGATTTGAATCGTGGAACGAGCCAGATCTGCGTACTTACAATGTTCTCAATTTCACCGTATCTG ATTATCTGGAGTATATACTGGCAATTCGGGCAGGGCTCGATCATGTTCGGAACCTACTCGAGACCCCGAGGGAATCTGTTTCTACACTTTTCCAGCTTCAAGGTCCGGCAGGACTGTTTAAAACAGAGACAAACCATCCGCTGTGTTGGGCTGCCGTTAAGCTCTGCAATGGTGGCGATTGTCCCTTCGAAACGATTACCTTTCATCGGAAGGGTAGTGGACGCTGGGCATCGGAAGTGTTGTCTTCGACGCAACAGCTCCTGGAGGACTTATTTACGCGGTTTCCGAATGTACGACGCTTGGGATTTGCCAATGA TGAAGCAGATCCCGTCGCCAGCTGGTCAACGGCTCGACCATTCCAGGCGGATGTTCGCTATGCTACGATGCTGTTTTCAATTGTAGCACAGCATTGGTCTGCAATTGCGGATCCAAATTCGACGTTATTAGCTAATTTTCGATTCCTATCGCACGATAACGCTTTCCTCAGTTATCATCCGTACGAGTTCGAACAACGTACGCTTTTAGCGAGGTTTCAGATGAACGAAACGCATCCGCCACACGTGCAATTCATAGCGAAGCCCGTCTATTCGGCTCTCGGTATGCTAGCGACATTGGGCAGTCAGGCGACTCGTACCGGGTTTCTCGACAATAACGTATCCTACATACTTTCTCATGAGAATAGAAGGTACTTGTGTTTGCTGTTATCTCGTTCAAACGACAGCTCAGCAATGCAAAAACGTCGATCACGTATAAAGCTCACTATTCCGATTGCGTTGCTTCTTCATGCGGATGAGAGCCGCAAGGGATATACGGTTGAAGCCATGCAGGATGGAAAAACTGACCCGTTCCGGCTATGGCAGTCGTTCGGTCGACCGGCATATCCAACGATCGAACAATTGGCCGCCCTTCGGTCCGTGCAGTTTCCAGCAGTTTTGAACGGTGGGCCAGCTATCATAGCGAGCAACATTACAAGTCTGCGACTTTCCTTAACTCTCGATGCACCCTGGATCGTGGCGGTACGAATATGTAGCGATAAGTTCCCTCCACCAGGACCGGTACGTCGAGTTAGCGTGTCGAGGGTACACGATCAGGAGTATATTGTATTCTGGCAACCACCGAAAACGGGCAACCTGAG ATGCTTGTTTACGTATGAAGTTTGGTTTAAGCCAGTTCAAGGTTTAAGACACTCACGACGGCCAATAAGGCAGCCCCACTGGCGATTAATCAATCGAGGACAGCATACGCCCTTTGCGTTCTTCCAGTTCCACAGCTCGGCTCCAGCAG GGTACTACAAAGTTCGTGCCGTAGATATATTACGTCGCACTGGAAGGTTCTCGGCCATGTACGCTCATAGATAG